In one Nocardia tengchongensis genomic region, the following are encoded:
- a CDS encoding sigma-70 family RNA polymerase sigma factor, producing MYKVRQGPVSTGGGHVSRSESMADADFAASTDRYRRELLAHCYRMLGSVQDAEDLVQETYLRAWRSRDSYDGTRAGMRTWLYRIATNACLTALEQRGRRPMPSGLGHAPGDDPREELVHGGEIPWLQPIPDKLLGDPSEAAVAQGSLRLALVAAMQQLPARQRAVLVLREVLDWPAAQVAQALDMTPAAVNSALQRARKTLGQNSIREDDVTERAEQRAVVDDYVTAFRNADLIALEKLLSHDVIMEMPPMLNWYLGRASYVGFMARVFEWKGSDWRMEPMWANGQPALAAYARDGDGYARHTVQVFTVRDGLITNLVVYQVDEIFDLFDMPPRLP from the coding sequence GTGTACAAAGTTCGGCAGGGCCCTGTTTCGACCGGTGGGGGCCATGTTTCGAGGAGTGAGAGCATGGCGGACGCGGACTTCGCGGCGAGCACCGACCGCTATCGACGGGAGTTGCTCGCGCATTGCTATCGCATGCTCGGCTCGGTGCAGGACGCCGAGGATCTGGTACAGGAAACCTATCTGCGCGCCTGGCGGTCACGCGACAGCTACGACGGCACCCGGGCCGGAATGCGGACCTGGCTCTACCGGATCGCCACCAATGCCTGCCTCACCGCGCTCGAACAACGTGGGCGGCGGCCCATGCCGTCGGGCCTCGGGCACGCACCCGGCGACGACCCGCGCGAGGAGCTGGTGCACGGCGGGGAAATCCCCTGGCTGCAACCGATTCCGGACAAACTACTCGGCGATCCTTCCGAAGCCGCGGTGGCGCAGGGCAGTCTGCGGCTGGCGCTGGTCGCGGCCATGCAGCAGTTGCCCGCCCGGCAGCGCGCGGTGCTGGTGCTGCGCGAGGTGCTCGACTGGCCCGCCGCCCAGGTCGCGCAGGCGCTCGACATGACCCCGGCCGCCGTCAACAGCGCGCTGCAGCGGGCCCGGAAGACATTAGGCCAGAACAGTATTCGTGAAGACGACGTGACCGAGCGCGCCGAACAGCGGGCCGTGGTGGACGACTACGTCACCGCCTTCCGCAACGCGGATCTCATCGCCCTGGAGAAGCTGCTGTCGCACGACGTGATCATGGAAATGCCGCCCATGCTCAATTGGTACCTCGGTCGCGCGAGCTACGTCGGATTCATGGCCCGGGTGTTCGAGTGGAAGGGCTCCGACTGGCGGATGGAACCGATGTGGGCCAACGGCCAGCCCGCGCTGGCCGCCTACGCCCGCGACGGCGACGGGTACGCGCGGCACACGGTGCAGGTCTTCACGGTTCGCGACGGCCTCATCACCAATCTCGTCGTCTATCAGGTCGACGAGATCTTCGACCTGTTCGACATGCCGCCCCGGCTGCCCTGA
- a CDS encoding helix-turn-helix transcriptional regulator — MVSFPGSSALVGRAAEVSALLEAVDDDRAQTVLVAGEAGIGKSRLIAEFTERLGGEAMVLLGRCPELGTGGVAYAPFLAVLRGLVRKLGGEAVATLLPPHPALANWLPQLAVRTGGAAPEADRIRLFGEILTVLEQLAMTRPVVLVLEDLHWADDASRELLTFLAANLADANALLVGTYRPGEAGPLRGLVAELRRNPGVHVLELHPLTRHEVGRQLAALLGREPGSELITKVFERSGGNPLFVEALGQGPDELPADLADLLLGFQTGLSPQARTVVPPAAVIGSPIHHDLLAATVDLPPDELPRALRELVDRYLLLTTDTGYEFRHGLIRQAIYDNLLPVERIALHARAAAALHARGDALDPESRADLARHARAAGDLDQALRAYWSAIEVVPATHPERLRLLEQILTLWDRVPTPEQILPTTKLSVLEQIVDVAVACGATERGIAAADAALALLVPGESGGAGADPERVARMYRRRAYLRATTGAGPGEDLTQALALMEGTPDSVERAEALVQSAAARVFQGDAVGSAVDAVAALAIARRLGADALMARAHAHLGLAGAAAAGGAAAEDVRTDSETDWALEHFAQAHRAAAVAGDARIVVDVATWESAVLVGAGRYEAAIAAVRQGLRAAHESFRFAESAPILYVKWAQALSALGRWDEARAVVDETQFAQLPPLSRAALLVCFARISLATGDVRAAEEGAQAAGLLLGDSRWAAQYRLELAALTCSLALVGGDERAAAAALTGLLEGGDGVATLFAHPHEAWPLVVLAARISGAPAELLALGDTLPTASPVDAAQRAAFTAHLAGTAARWAEAVAAWRDVGRPYDVGIALLGLAESAAVEGNRVEAGSALKELTEIASRLGAVPLAAAAAAVGERARISLDGSAVRAPKAQSGTASGGFGLTARELDVLRLVAKGMSNRALAAELFISANTAGVHVSRILTKLGVASRTEAAAFAHEYGLLITAGD; from the coding sequence GTGGTGAGTTTCCCCGGCAGTAGTGCCCTGGTCGGTCGGGCCGCGGAAGTGTCCGCGTTGCTCGAGGCGGTCGACGACGACCGCGCGCAGACCGTGCTGGTCGCCGGCGAAGCCGGGATCGGGAAGTCCCGGCTGATCGCGGAGTTCACCGAGCGCCTGGGCGGCGAGGCGATGGTGCTGCTCGGGCGCTGCCCGGAACTGGGCACCGGGGGCGTCGCCTACGCGCCGTTCCTGGCCGTGCTGCGCGGCCTGGTCCGCAAGCTCGGCGGCGAGGCCGTGGCCACCCTGCTGCCGCCGCATCCGGCGCTGGCGAACTGGCTGCCGCAGCTGGCCGTGCGCACCGGCGGCGCCGCGCCCGAGGCCGACCGGATCCGGCTCTTCGGCGAAATCCTCACGGTGCTCGAACAATTGGCGATGACCCGGCCGGTGGTGCTGGTGCTCGAGGACCTGCACTGGGCCGACGACGCCAGCCGCGAACTGCTCACCTTCCTGGCCGCCAACCTCGCCGACGCCAACGCCCTGCTGGTCGGCACCTACCGGCCCGGCGAGGCCGGACCGCTGCGCGGACTGGTCGCCGAACTGCGCCGCAACCCGGGCGTCCACGTGCTGGAACTGCACCCGCTGACCCGCCACGAGGTGGGCCGCCAGCTCGCCGCCCTGCTCGGGCGCGAACCCGGATCCGAGCTCATCACCAAGGTTTTCGAGCGCAGCGGCGGCAACCCGCTGTTCGTCGAAGCCCTGGGCCAAGGCCCCGACGAGCTCCCCGCCGACCTGGCCGACCTGCTGCTGGGCTTCCAAACCGGCCTGTCCCCGCAGGCCCGCACCGTGGTCCCGCCGGCCGCGGTCATCGGCTCCCCGATCCACCACGACCTGCTGGCCGCGACCGTCGACCTACCCCCGGACGAACTACCCCGCGCCCTGCGCGAATTGGTCGACCGCTACCTGCTGCTCACCACCGACACCGGCTACGAATTCCGCCACGGCCTCATCCGCCAGGCCATCTACGACAACCTGCTGCCCGTCGAGCGCATCGCCCTGCACGCCCGGGCCGCCGCGGCCCTGCACGCCCGCGGCGACGCCCTCGACCCCGAATCCCGCGCCGACCTGGCCCGCCACGCCCGCGCGGCCGGCGACCTCGACCAAGCCCTGCGCGCCTACTGGTCCGCCATCGAAGTCGTTCCCGCCACCCACCCCGAACGCCTCCGCCTCCTCGAACAAATCCTCACCCTCTGGGACCGCGTCCCCACCCCGGAACAGATCCTCCCCACCACGAAACTGTCCGTCCTGGAACAGATCGTCGACGTCGCCGTCGCGTGCGGCGCCACCGAACGCGGCATCGCCGCCGCCGACGCCGCACTGGCCCTGCTGGTTCCGGGTGAATCCGGTGGCGCGGGCGCTGATCCCGAGCGGGTGGCGCGGATGTATCGGCGGCGGGCCTACCTGCGCGCGACGACCGGAGCCGGGCCGGGAGAGGACCTGACACAGGCGCTGGCCCTGATGGAAGGGACGCCGGACAGCGTGGAGCGGGCGGAGGCGCTGGTGCAGTCGGCCGCGGCCCGGGTTTTCCAGGGGGATGCGGTGGGTTCGGCGGTGGATGCGGTGGCGGCGCTGGCCATTGCGCGGCGGCTGGGCGCGGATGCGCTGATGGCGCGGGCGCACGCTCATCTGGGTTTGGCGGGGGCCGCCGCGGCCGGGGGAGCGGCCGCCGAGGACGTACGGACCGACAGCGAAACCGATTGGGCACTGGAGCATTTCGCGCAGGCGCATCGAGCGGCGGCGGTTGCGGGGGACGCGCGGATCGTCGTCGATGTGGCGACGTGGGAGTCGGCGGTGCTGGTGGGGGCGGGGCGCTACGAGGCCGCGATCGCGGCGGTGCGGCAGGGATTGCGGGCGGCGCACGAGTCGTTCCGGTTCGCGGAATCCGCGCCGATCCTCTACGTGAAATGGGCGCAGGCGCTGAGTGCGCTGGGGCGGTGGGACGAGGCACGGGCCGTGGTCGACGAGACGCAGTTCGCGCAGTTGCCGCCGTTGAGTCGCGCGGCATTGCTGGTGTGCTTCGCGCGGATCTCGTTGGCCACCGGCGATGTTCGCGCTGCGGAGGAGGGAGCGCAGGCGGCGGGGCTGCTCCTGGGAGACAGTCGGTGGGCGGCGCAGTATCGGCTCGAACTCGCGGCGCTGACCTGTTCGCTGGCGTTGGTGGGAGGTGATGAGCGGGCGGCCGCGGCGGCGCTGACCGGGCTGCTCGAGGGCGGCGACGGGGTCGCGACGCTTTTCGCGCATCCACACGAGGCATGGCCGCTGGTGGTGCTCGCGGCCCGAATCAGCGGTGCGCCCGCGGAATTGCTCGCGCTGGGTGACACGCTGCCGACGGCGTCGCCGGTGGATGCCGCGCAGCGCGCCGCGTTCACCGCGCATCTGGCCGGGACCGCGGCCCGTTGGGCGGAGGCGGTGGCGGCCTGGCGCGATGTCGGGCGGCCCTACGACGTGGGCATCGCGTTGCTCGGGTTGGCGGAATCGGCTGCGGTGGAAGGGAATCGGGTCGAGGCGGGGTCGGCGTTGAAGGAGCTGACCGAGATCGCCAGCCGGCTGGGGGCGGTCCCGCTGGCCGCAGCCGCCGCGGCGGTGGGCGAGCGGGCTCGCATCTCCCTCGACGGATCGGCGGTCCGGGCGCCGAAAGCGCAGAGCGGCACTGCTTCCGGCGGATTCGGGCTCACCGCACGGGAATTGGATGTGCTGCGCCTGGTCGCCAAGGGCATGAGCAACCGGGCGCTGGCGGCGGAGCTGTTCATCAGCGCCAATACCGCCGGAGTGCACGTCTCGCGGATCCTCACCAAGCTGGGGGTGGCCAGCCGGACCGAGGCCGCGGCGTTCGCGCACGAGTACGGGCTGCTGATCACCGCGGGCGACTGA